From the Candidatus Hydrogenedentota bacterium genome, the window CGTTTGGAACAGATGGAAGTCGAGCCCGATATTGGCCAGACCACACTCAAGGCGATACAAGTCTGGTCTCGCGCCGAAGACATTCCGGTGGTTAGTGAGGCCATCGACGAGCCCGAACAGGAATTGCGTCATCTGGTGCTTCAGAATCCATTGGCCCCCGGTGCGTACGCGGTGCATTGGGGCGGTCTGGCGTCAGGACAAGCCAGCGAAGAGCAGCGCGTCTTTTGTTTTCGTGTGGCCGACCCTAACGCGCCACCTGTCGAGGAAGCGCCCACTGCGTCACCACAAAGCGAAACGACTAAGAAAGGGGAAGCACCGGTTCTGCCGCCAGAAACCGGGGAACCCGCCATGGACGACGAAGGCTGAGCAAGCCCGCCTGGTTCCGGGATTTTTTTAGCCGCGGTTCCCAGTTGTTTTTTCGTTGCATCGGACTTGCACGCGGGGTACGCTTACCGTTCTGGCGCGACAAGGCTGAGCGCGCCAGCGCACCGGAATATCCGAAAGAGGAACTACTACATGAAGCGTCAGTTTGTCGATACCCTACAGGAGGGCGACGTCGTCAACGATTATTTTGTGGCGACGCGCAAGGACCTCCGCGAGCAACAAAAGGGTGGCAAGTTCCTCGGGATGGTGTTCAAAGATCGCAGCGGCGAGATCGGAGGCATCCTCTGGAATAACGCCGCATCCGTGGCCAAGTTGTTTGAAGTTGGCGACGTGGTCAATGTCCGCGGAACCATTGTGAGCTATCAAGACCGTCTGCAAGTGCGCGTGGATCAGGTGTTGCCCATGCGGAAAGAAGAGTATAACTCCGCCGACCTTGTGTACGAGCCCGAGGATACGGGCAAGGTGGTCGACAAGTTCCGCGCAATTCTAGGCACGATTCAAAACGAGTGGCTGAAGCGTCTCGTGGACTCCATTCTTGAAGATGCCGGTCTCATGAAGCGGTTCACGGAAGCGGCTGCGGGCAAGAAGTGGCACCATGCGTATCGAGGCGGCCTTGTGCAGCACTGCTACGAGATGGCGCGGCTGGCCATGACCGTGGCCGAGTTGTTTCCGAACCTGGACAAAGATGTGTTGCTGACGGGTATCCTCGTGCATGACATCGGCAAGCTCGACG encodes:
- a CDS encoding HD domain-containing protein, which codes for MKRQFVDTLQEGDVVNDYFVATRKDLREQQKGGKFLGMVFKDRSGEIGGILWNNAASVAKLFEVGDVVNVRGTIVSYQDRLQVRVDQVLPMRKEEYNSADLVYEPEDTGKVVDKFRAILGTIQNEWLKRLVDSILEDAGLMKRFTEAAAGKKWHHAYRGGLVQHCYEMARLAMTVAELFPNLDKDVLLTGILVHDIGKLDEMSQDLFVDYTTVGKMLGHLSIGSDLVQRRIDAISDFPETLRIQVLHCVLSHHGTLENGSPVLPKTLEALVLYHLDNLDAQADAFTRIVQETREKGQTWSEFIPLIDRQVWTKEL